Genomic DNA from Paucilactobacillus hokkaidonensis JCM 18461:
ATTGCAGCTGTTTGTTCAGCAGAGTAATTAGAAATACCAATATACAAAGCCTTACCTTGTCGAACTAGCAAATCCAATGCCTGTGCCGTTTCTTCAAGTGGTGTATTTGGATCTGGACGATGATGATAAAAAATATCAACGTAGTCTAAGCCTAAGCGTTTCAAGCTTTGGTCACAACTAGCAACAATATTTTTCTTTGATCCCCATTCGCCGTATGGACCTGGCCACATATAATAACCAGCTTTAGAGGCAATCACCATTTCATCTCGGTAAGCAGCTAAATCTTCATGCAAAATTCGTCCGAAATTTATTTCTGCCGATCCTGCAGGTGGACCATAATTATTGGCCAAATCAAAATAAGTAATACCGTGATCAAAAGCCGTGTGCACAATGTCGCGTTGATTGCTAAGCACATCATCGTCGCCAAAATTATGCCAAAATCCTAACGCAATTGCAGATACCTTGAGACCGGATGAACCGACATTGCGGTATTGCATATTGTCGTAACGAGTTGGTTGAGCTAGATACATTTTCAGCACTCCCTTTCAACTTAATCTTAACACAAATAAAACCATTAATTACTGCCAGCAGCTTGCATTTCAATTGCCTATTGTTTTAATAACTCGAGCCGGATTACCTGCCACTACAACATCATCACCAAATGATTTGGTAACTACAGATCCGGCACCGACAATCACATTATTTCCTAATGTGACTCCGGGTACTATTATTGCATTTCCACCAATCCAGCAATTATCTCCAATCGTGACGGTTTGACCATTTCCTAACCATGAATTACGTGTTTTCACATCGAACGGGTGACCGGCAGCATAAATTTGAACGCGAGGTGCTAACAATGCATTCTTTCCAATCGTAATTGGACATGTATCAAGTAATAGACAGTCATAATTAGCAAAAAAATTTTCCCCAACATGGATATTATAACCATAGTCGCAATAAAAATTGGCCCGAACTTCTACATTTTCGCCAGTAGAACCAAATAACTGTTTTACAATTTTACTTTGCTCTTCAACGGCTGTCAGTGGTAAATGATTTAACTGATCGTATAACATTTTTGCTAAATCCCGATCATGCACTAGCTTAGGATCCTTAACATCATATAAATCTTCTGCCATCATTTTTTCATATTCTGTTGTATCCATTTTACGACCTCTATTTCTTATGTGGCAGTGCAAACATATAAGAGAATAAACTAAACGCCGATTGTTTCCAATCGGCGTTTAGTTTATTTAATTGAAACAACTTTACTATTATTCGATATTAACAAAATCTAAGTCGACTAATTTTGCAAAGTCTTCCAATTGACCTTCTGTCAAAGCAAGTGAGAATACAGTATGGTGACCGCCACCTTGGCGAATCCATTCTGTAGCGCCATGCTTCAAACCAGCCTTAGGAGTCCACATTTGTTTAGCAACAGGTAAGTTAGGAGTATCTTCAGGTGCTGTATTTGCATCAACAGCATAAGAAATCATCTTAAAGTCTGTTCCCATATCTGAAACAGTAACATCAACTGCATCACCAGCAGAACCGCTAAATACCAAACGTGCAGGATCGTCTTTGCCACCAATATCTAGTGGGTGAACTTCAACCCGTGGCTTGTCACTTGCAATCGTTGGATCAACTTCAAGCATATGTGAGCCTAAGATGGCTTCCTTGCCCTTACGAAGTTCCAATGTGTAATCTTCCATGAAGGCTGTTTGCTTGTTGTGTGCCATGATCTTAAGTAGACGAGCCAATGCAGCTGTCTTCCAGTCACCTTCAGCACCAAAGCCATAACCGTCAACCATTAATAGTTGAGCAGCCAAACCTGGTAATTGCTTCAAGCCCCAAAGATCTTCGAAGTTGGTAACAAAAGCACTGTAATTATTGCGTTCCATGAATGACTTCAAAGCGAAGTATTGACGGAGTTGTTCTTTAACAGATGCTTCAAACTTTTCAGGAGTGTTGTCGCCAACTACGAAGGTATAATCTTTTTGCAGCTCTTCATATTTAGCATTAACATCGTCTTCAGAAACATGTTTGATTTCTTCAACTAAGTCACCAACACCATAATAATCAACTGTCCAGCCAAACTTAATTTGAGCTGAAACTTTGTCACCTTCTGTAACGGCAACATTACGCATGTTATCACCGAAGCGAACAACTCGTAGTTTTTGGCTTTCGTTGTAGGCAACAGCTACATCTTCCCATTTGCCAATTTCATCTTGGGTTTCTTCATCGCCCCACCAGCCGTAAACAATTTTATTGTTTACGCCAAGACGAGCATTGATATAACCATATTCACGATCACCATGGGCACTTTGGTTAAGATTCATGTAATCAAAATCAATTGTGCTGTATGGAATCTTATTCAAGAATTGAGTTGCTAAATGTAGCAATGGTTTTTGCAATAATTTAGTTCCTTGAATCCAGTTTTTAGCTGGTGAGAACGTATGCATCCATGTCATTACTCCGGCAACTTTGTCGTTGTAGTTGGCGTCCTTCATAAACTTAGTAATATTTTCAGCAGTTGTTGCCACTAACTTAAAGACAACTTTATATGGTAATTTACCGCTTTCATTTAACTTATCAACGATTTCGCGTGCATCTTTTTCAACGGACTTTAACTGTTCCTCACCATAAAGATGTTGGCTACCTACTGCAAACCAAAATTCATAATCGGGTACTTGTAACATATCAAAATCTCCTTTTTCTATTTATTATGCTACTAGTCGAAGAACGGTTTCATTCAATCAGCTGCAACATTTAAATCGCTTACATACACATTGTAGAATATTTGTCCGTATAAATCAATACAAATATTTTTTTCCGTACAAAAAATATTTATTTGAGTAATGCTTAGCCCGTTAATTCAGTGTTTTACGTACAAATATTTCAAAAAAAAATAAATAAAAAACCAAAATTGATGGCTTTTTATTTATTATCACGTGCTTTCGTAGATTTACGAATGATCATTTCCGGCTGATACTCAATTGATTCAATTTCTTCGTGATTGATCATTTTAATTAACATTTTTCCAGCGTCAATTCCCATTTTACCTTTTGCATGTTCAACTGTAGTTAAACTCGGATCAATATATTTACTCAACTGGTAATCATCAAACCCAACAACTGAAACATCTTCAGGCACCCTTAACCCAATAGATCTAATTAAATCCATTAACTGAATTGCAAGCTGATCATTATAACAAGCAATCGCGGTTGGTCGGTCTTCTCTTGTAAATATCTTGGCAATCTTTTCAAATATTTTGGCCATTTCGTCGCTAGATTGATACATCACTATTTCACTTAGATATGATATCTCAGGATGATTAAGGTAGGCATGCACAAACCCATTCATCCGATGAACTCCTTGAATATCATCTACCTGAAATACTCCTAAAACTTTTTCATGTCCCTGATCAAGTAAATATTCAGTCAACTTTTCTTCCGCATCTGAGTCCGCAGTACCAATATGTGGAAAATCTAATTCAGGATAATAGGCATTGATAAACAAGGTTGGTATTTTAGCCTCTTTAATCTTTTGATATAGATCCATATTCGGATTATTTAGTGCACTTTGTGTCGGTTCAATAATCAATGCTTCAACATTATTATCTAACATTCGAATCAGACTTTGCCGTTCTTTTTGATGATTATTATGTGTATTACTAATAATAATTGAATACCCATTAGCCGAAATAATTCGATCAATTCCAGAGATAATATTTGGAAAAATATAATCGGCAATGTGGGTGGTAATAATTCCAATCATTTTATTATTAACGTGTGTTGCTCGCTCTTTTTGCCAATCATCAACAAACATCCCCCCACCTTGAATTCGGTAAACATAATGTTCATTTTGTAACTCACCAATTGCCCTACGAATTGTATAGCGACTGACGTGATATTGTTCCATCAGTTCAGATTCTGTAGGTAGCTTATCGCTAACTTTATAGCCTTCCGAAATAATTGATTCTTTAATCCCATGTTTTACAATTTCATATTTATTTTCCACGTGTGTCTTACACCCCAACTAATTTGTAATTATTGTTACTACTATAGCACGACCGACAAACATTAGTATATTTTAATTTATCAAGTCAACTATTATCTTGCTTTAACAATCTAATATTCGAATTTATTTACAATTACGGCTATAATCATTGTATAGAACACCTCATTAATTTATCAGGGAGGATTAACATGAAAACTATTACCGCTTACGTTGTTCGTCATGGACAAACAATGTTAAATCGATACAATAAAGTTCAAGGATGGATTGATTCACCCCTAACAGACAAGGGCATTGCTGATGCCATTAGTGCTGGTAAACGGCTGGCTAAAATTAACTTCGCCGCTGCTTTCAGCAGTGATTCTGGTCGGGCCATTGAAACTAACCGATTAATTTTAAAACAAAATCCCCATAACATGCACATTATATCTTATCAGTTTCCTGAATTACGTGAACAATGCCACGGCTATTTCGAAGGTAATGATCTAAGCCAAATGTGGCAATTTGTTGGTGAACAAGTCGAAACTACTTCCGAGGCTGGTATTATGGGTAAATTTGGCCTTGAAAAGGCTCGTGATTTAATTTATCAAGCTGATTTATACCATGATGCAGAAAATAACGATATGTTCTGGAAACGATTAGACCGTGGCTTTCAAAAGCTTCTAAAAAACTCGCAAGATGGTGACAATATTTTAGTTGTTTCCCATGGTAATACCATCCGTTCCATCATTTCACGTTATGCGCCAGAACTAGACCAAGGAATCCCAACCCAAAATGGAAGTATCACTAAAATTATTTTATCTGAACCACAAGAATTACAGGTAAAATACTTTAATAAACTAGACTAACTAGGAGGACTATTTATACATGAATGTTTCAGATAATTTATTAACATTAGCTGATGGTAATCAAATGCCACAACAAGGATTTGGAGTTTATAAAATTACCGATCATCAGGAATTCGTTAATTCAATTAAGGCTGCCTGGCAGGCCGGTTATCGTCTCTTTGATACCGCCCAAATGTATGAAAACGAACAATTTCTAGGGGAAGCCTTAACCAAGCTACAAGCTCCTCGTTCAGAAATCTTTATCACTACCAAAGTTTCCGAAACAAACCAAGGCTACGAAAATACAATTAAATCTGTAAAAGAATCTTTGACCAAACTTCAAACCGATTATGTTGATTTATTGTTGATTCATTGGCCGATAAACACTGAGTTTTTCGAAACTTGGCGTGCCTTTGAAGATTTGAAAAAAGCAGGTTTAACCAGATCGATTGGTGTCAGTAATTACGGTATGGTTCACTTACAATATCTAGCAACCCAAGCACATGAACTACCTGTGGTAAATCAAATTGAAGTTAGTCCATACATGAGTCAAAAACCTTTATTAAAATTTCAGCAAGAACATAACATTGTTACACAAGCATGGAGTCCGCTTGGCCGTGGTAAAATTTTTGATGACCCAACACTAGTAAAAATTGCGCAAGGAAAAAATAGATCTGTGGCACAAGTTGTCTTGCGCTGGCACCTGCAAAATGGTGTCGCTATTATTCCAAAATCAGTACATGCGGCGCGAATTAATGAAAATGCAGCCATCTATGATTTTACGCTAACAAACGAAGAAATGACCATTATGGATTCGGTTAATAAAAACCATCGTATCAGCAAAGAGCCTGAACTCGTTTATGAATTTGGTGAACAGTATCCATATTAAAAAATGATTGATATCAAACTAAAAGACAAAGCCATATTGTT
This window encodes:
- a CDS encoding aldo/keto reductase; the encoded protein is MYLAQPTRYDNMQYRNVGSSGLKVSAIALGFWHNFGDDDVLSNQRDIVHTAFDHGITYFDLANNYGPPAGSAEINFGRILHEDLAAYRDEMVIASKAGYYMWPGPYGEWGSKKNIVASCDQSLKRLGLDYVDIFYHHRPDPNTPLEETAQALDLLVRQGKALYIGISNYSAEQTAAIAKIFKQLGTPFIIHQARYNMMDRWVEDGLLNTLGKLNKGMVAFSPLAQGRLTDRYLHGIPADSRASRSDSPFLDKDKVEPTIKVATQLNELAKNRGQSLAEMALAWNLKGKVVSSVIVGASRSSQLLDNLKALDKLDFSADELSAIDEILKAQ
- a CDS encoding sugar O-acetyltransferase; translation: MDTTEYEKMMAEDLYDVKDPKLVHDRDLAKMLYDQLNHLPLTAVEEQSKIVKQLFGSTGENVEVRANFYCDYGYNIHVGENFFANYDCLLLDTCPITIGKNALLAPRVQIYAAGHPFDVKTRNSWLGNGQTVTIGDNCWIGGNAIIVPGVTLGNNVIVGAGSVVTKSFGDDVVVAGNPARVIKTIGN
- the araA gene encoding L-arabinose isomerase; translation: MLQVPDYEFWFAVGSQHLYGEEQLKSVEKDAREIVDKLNESGKLPYKVVFKLVATTAENITKFMKDANYNDKVAGVMTWMHTFSPAKNWIQGTKLLQKPLLHLATQFLNKIPYSTIDFDYMNLNQSAHGDREYGYINARLGVNNKIVYGWWGDEETQDEIGKWEDVAVAYNESQKLRVVRFGDNMRNVAVTEGDKVSAQIKFGWTVDYYGVGDLVEEIKHVSEDDVNAKYEELQKDYTFVVGDNTPEKFEASVKEQLRQYFALKSFMERNNYSAFVTNFEDLWGLKQLPGLAAQLLMVDGYGFGAEGDWKTAALARLLKIMAHNKQTAFMEDYTLELRKGKEAILGSHMLEVDPTIASDKPRVEVHPLDIGGKDDPARLVFSGSAGDAVDVTVSDMGTDFKMISYAVDANTAPEDTPNLPVAKQMWTPKAGLKHGATEWIRQGGGHHTVFSLALTEGQLEDFAKLVDLDFVNIE
- a CDS encoding GntR family transcriptional regulator, producing MENKYEIVKHGIKESIISEGYKVSDKLPTESELMEQYHVSRYTIRRAIGELQNEHYVYRIQGGGMFVDDWQKERATHVNNKMIGIITTHIADYIFPNIISGIDRIISANGYSIIISNTHNNHQKERQSLIRMLDNNVEALIIEPTQSALNNPNMDLYQKIKEAKIPTLFINAYYPELDFPHIGTADSDAEEKLTEYLLDQGHEKVLGVFQVDDIQGVHRMNGFVHAYLNHPEISYLSEIVMYQSSDEMAKIFEKIAKIFTREDRPTAIACYNDQLAIQLMDLIRSIGLRVPEDVSVVGFDDYQLSKYIDPSLTTVEHAKGKMGIDAGKMLIKMINHEEIESIEYQPEMIIRKSTKARDNK
- a CDS encoding histidine phosphatase family protein, whose product is MKTITAYVVRHGQTMLNRYNKVQGWIDSPLTDKGIADAISAGKRLAKINFAAAFSSDSGRAIETNRLILKQNPHNMHIISYQFPELREQCHGYFEGNDLSQMWQFVGEQVETTSEAGIMGKFGLEKARDLIYQADLYHDAENNDMFWKRLDRGFQKLLKNSQDGDNILVVSHGNTIRSIISRYAPELDQGIPTQNGSITKIILSEPQELQVKYFNKLD
- a CDS encoding aldo/keto reductase, which translates into the protein MNVSDNLLTLADGNQMPQQGFGVYKITDHQEFVNSIKAAWQAGYRLFDTAQMYENEQFLGEALTKLQAPRSEIFITTKVSETNQGYENTIKSVKESLTKLQTDYVDLLLIHWPINTEFFETWRAFEDLKKAGLTRSIGVSNYGMVHLQYLATQAHELPVVNQIEVSPYMSQKPLLKFQQEHNIVTQAWSPLGRGKIFDDPTLVKIAQGKNRSVAQVVLRWHLQNGVAIIPKSVHAARINENAAIYDFTLTNEEMTIMDSVNKNHRISKEPELVYEFGEQYPY